From one Mercenaria mercenaria strain notata unplaced genomic scaffold, MADL_Memer_1 contig_800, whole genome shotgun sequence genomic stretch:
- the LOC128554843 gene encoding uncharacterized protein LOC128554843 has translation MKTLQLFYTVLVFSILTSKTADAVLPVLPILGTAMDVISFGLDVHSFFDSILGDDETQSTPAPVDYDRIINRISERIEMSTETIVFKIELQAYISELRTVALTVKQLLAEMEDIIKAKSKDTREELQRRFRDNFERHKTEMYKVKSLLTFSVDVSGISNTLLSLIANELKCGMTSLEEFQNYYMTLVSDVVALALLNERLSEKSLYNQTLSSWRTAIESLFDDMKVQKNECKGKFFELVTEDFSLINDPSKLFENNQNRYPYRETDVLYLSGSYCVWSLKAYDKILKKVKDNTMTFVLISGEDNAQSITSEQFQKIVSEAKFGNCINDIGKIISFYDVLGKDLVFWLMYPQEQAAGFQIFLDQNSTARTITTESEGTKYTTIVYLRAQEPGTNSTLTTSDFDVKFHEEAVSVDESSGLKTWQLGVIIGGSVLVVIILIVILCKCCCRRRY, from the exons ATGAAAACATTACAATTATTTTATACAGTACTTGTTTTCAGTATCTTAACAAGTAAAACGGCTGATGCTGTTTTACCGGTGCTGCCGATTCTAGGGACAGCAATGGATGTAATATCGTTTGGATTAGATGTTCACTCCTTTTTTGACTCTATCTTAGGAGATGATGAAACACAGAGTACCCCGGCACCTGTAGATTATGACAGGATAATCAACAGAATTTCTGAGAGAATAGAAATGTCAACAGAAaccattgtttttaaaattgagCTGCAGGCGTATATCTCGGAATTACGTACCGTTGCTCTTACTGTCAAACAACTTCTTGCAGAGATGGAGGACATTATCAAAGCTAAAAGTAAAGACACAAGAGAAGAGTTGCAGAGACGATTTCGCGATAATTTTGAGAGGCATAAAACTGAAATGTATAAAGTTAAAAGCCTGTTAACGTTCAGCGTCGACGTATCGGGAATATCAAATACATTGCTTTCACTCATTGCCAACGAATTAAAATGCGGGATGACTAGTCTAGAGgagtttcaaaattattatatgaCACTGGTTTCGGATGTAGTGGCATTGGCTCTATTAAATGAAAGACTCTCAGAGAAAAGTCTTTATAATCAAACTCTTTCTTCTTGGCGAACGGCAATAGAATCTCTTTTTGATGACATGAAAGTACAGAAAAACGAATGTAAAGGAAAATTCTTTGAATTAGTAACGGAAGACTTCAGCCTCATCAATGACCCCTCGaaactttttgaaaataaccAAAATAGATACCCGTACCGTGAAACAGACGTTCTTTATCTCAGCGGAAGTTATTGTGTGTGGAGTCTAAAagcttatgataaaatattaaagaaggTGAAAGACAATACTATGACTTTTGTTTTAATAAGTGGTGAGGACAATGCGCAATCTATAACATCAGAGCAGTTTCAGAAAATTGTATCAGAGGCAAAATTTGGGAACTGTATTAACGATATTGGCAAGATCATATCTTTCTATGATGTTTTAGGCAAAGATCTAGTCTTTTGGCTAATGTATCCGCAAGAACAGGCTGCCGGTTTCCAGATTTTTCTCGATCAAA ATTCAACTGCGAGGACAATAACCACTGAATCAGAGGGCACCAAATACACGACAATTGTTTACCTACGTGCGCAGGAACCCGGTACCAATTCAACCCTCACTACTagtgattttgatgtaaaatttCACGAAGAGGCTGTGTCAGTTGATGAATCGTCTGGTCTAAAGACATGGCAGCTGGGCGTTATAATCGGAGGTTCAGTTCTTGTGGTCATAATTTTAATTGTAATTCTTTGCAAATGCTGTTGTCGTCGTCGATATTAA